One Periophthalmus magnuspinnatus isolate fPerMag1 chromosome 8, fPerMag1.2.pri, whole genome shotgun sequence genomic window carries:
- the psmd3 gene encoding 26S proteasome non-ATPase regulatory subunit 3, with protein MKETAAKRRDKAAARDKKEPKEAKGPEPQDVEMPEEEAPPAATAGEQDGLTLEDIKEHVRQIEKAVQGKEPRFVLRALRALPSISRRLNANVLHKTISGFYTSNASAKDYLLAFLEEPMEMSEGDVHFRPRTGKAASAPLLPEVEAYLQLLLVIHLCTTKNYSQAQKVSDDLMQKICSKNRRALDLVAAKCFYYHARVYEYLQQLHTIRSFLHTRLRTSTLRHDTDGQAVLLNLLLRNYLEFNLYDQAEKLVSKSVFPEVANNNEWARYLYYTGRIKAIQLEYSEARRTLTNALRKAPQHTAVGFKQTVHKLLIVVELLLGEIPDRPQFRQPSLKRSLHPYFLLTQAVRTGNLSKFNQVLEQFGEKFQTDGTYTLIIRLRHNVIKTGVRMISLSYSRISLSDIALKLQLDSPEDAEFIVAKAIRDGVIEASINHEKGFVQSKETMDIYGTREPQLAFHQRISFCLDIHNMSVKAMRFPPKAYNKDLESAEERREREQQDLEFAKEMAEDDDDSFP; from the exons ATGAAGGAGACCGCGGCCAAACGACGCGACAAAGCGGCGGCTCGGGACAAGAAGGAGCCCAAAGAAGCGAAGGGCCCCGAACCTCAGGACGTGGAGATGCCCGAGGAAGAGGCGCCTCCTGCGGCCACAGCAGGAGAGCAAGACGGCCTCACTCTGGAGG ATATCAAAGAGCATGTGCGACAGATCGAGAAAGCAGTTCAGGGGAAGGAGCCTCGTTTTGTCCTCCGCGCCCTCAGAGCTTTGCCCTCCATCAGCCGCAGACTCAATGCCAACGTGCTTCACAAAACCATCTCTGGCTTCTACACCAGCAATGCCAGCGCCAAGGACTACCTGCTGGCCTTCCTGGAggag CCCATGGAAATGTCAGAGGGGGATGTTCACTTCAGACCTCGCACAGGGAAGGCTGCGTCTGCTCCTCTACTCCCCGAGGTCGAGGCCTATCTTCAACTTCTACTGGTGATCCACCTCTGCACCACCAAGAACTACAGCCAG GCTCAGAAGGTCTCTGATGACCTGATGCAGAAGATTTGCTCAAAGAACCGCAGAGCTCTGGACCTGGTCGCCGCTAAGTGTTTCTACTACCATGCCCGAGTCTACGAGTACCTCCAGCAACTGCACACCATACGCAG ctTCCTCCACACACGCCTCCGCACCTCCACCCTCAGACATGACACTGATGGGCAGGCCGTGCTATTGAACCTTCTCCTGAGGAACTACCTGGAGTTTAACCTGTACGACCAGGCGGAGAAGCTGGTCTCCAAGTCTGTGTTCCCCGAAGTGGCCAACAACAACGAGTGGGCCCGCTACCTCTACTACACAG GGCGTATCAAGGCCATCCAGCTGGAGTATTCTGAGGCACGGCGTACTCTGACCAACGCTCTGAGGAAGGCTCCACAGCACACGGCCGTGGGATTCAAACAGACA GTCCATAAACTCCTGATCGTGGTGGAACTGTTGTTGGGGGAGATCCCAGACCGACCGCAGTTCAGACAACCGTCCCTCAAGAGGTCCCTGCACCCATACTTCCTCCTAACACAGG cGGTGCGCACTGGAAACCTGTCCAAGTTTAACCAGGTGCTGGAGCAGTTCGGAGAAAAGTTCCAAACAGACGGAACCTACACCCTGATCATCCGCCTGAGACACAATGTCATCAAGACAG gcGTTCGTATGATCAGCCTTTCGTACTCGAGGATCTCTTTGAGCGACATCGCCCTCAAACTGCAACTTGACAGTCCAGAAGACGCAGAGTTCATTGTGGCCAAG GCGATCCGGGACGGCGTGATCGAGGCCAGTATAAACCACGAGAAAGGCTTCGTTCAGTCCAAAGAGACGATGGACATCTACGGCACCAGAGAACCTCAACTCGCATTCCACCAACGCATCTCCTTCTGCCTGGACATACACAACATGTCTGTGAAG gccATGAGATTCCCCCCCAAAGCCTACAACAAGGACCTGGAGTCTGCTGAg GAGCGGAGGGAGAGGGAGCAGCAAGACCTTGAGTTTGCCAAAGAGATGGCCGAAGATGATGATGACAGTTTCCCCTga
- the LOC129456421 gene encoding uncharacterized protein LOC129456421, with translation MDCSASSRTIHIFCDASERAYGSVAYLRTDSGEGQVQVAFLAARSRVAPKKQLSIPRLELCGALTGAQLASVLIKELTVQIQAVVYWTDSTTVLNWLQSDSCRYKVFVGTRVAEIQELTDINAWRYIESALNPADDITRGRTLTQLTGENRWSHGPSFLVQPSVQWPVNPVSPVTEEQEALRTTVFCGLATSASDRAVPDIQQFKTYQELLDAVTQGSHGAADKMSLTADDYHEAELVLLRHAQTESFPAEVALLKAGKSLPSTSRLLTLSPEYDRSSSLIRVGGRLRRCDTLSPDVLHPILLSASHPVSKLLIQHYDCELHHPGAERVFAELRRKYWILRGREAVKKHQHTCVDCRKWRGTPQVPKMADLPPSSLRLFRPAFYSTGVDCFGPMLVKVGRRTEKRWGILYKCLTTRAIHLDLLPNMDTDSFLMSLRRFIARRGKPYELLSEQGTNFKGGSRELHEAFLALEPALKTKLAAQQIRFQFNPPNAPHFGGSWEREVRSVKNALRTTLGDQTVPDEVLRTVLIEVEGILNSRPLGYVSSDFADPDPVTPNCLLMGRPDSSLPQVVYPESELLSRKRWRHSQVLADHFWKHFIQHFLPTLQARQKWKTEKEDITAGTIVLIVDQQTPRALWQVGTVKTVIPGVDGRVRTAVVQVKDRTYTRPVVRLIKLPALPQDSTDT, from the coding sequence ATGGACTGTAGTgccagcagcagaaccatccaCATCTTTTGTGATGCATCTGAACGTGCTTATGGTTCTGTGGCATACCTGCGGACAGATAGTGGTGAAGGACAGGTTCAAGTGGCATTCCTAGCCGCCAGGTCCAGAGTCGCCCCAAAGAAGCAGCTCTCCATACCCCGGCTTGAGCTTTGTGGAGCTTTAACAGGAGCGCAGCTAGCTTCAGTGCTAATCAAAGAGCTCACAGTCCAGATCCAAGCAGTGGTTTACTGGACCGACTCCACCACAGTTCTTAACTGGCTTCAGTCGGACTCCTGCAgatataaagtgtttgtgggcacAAGAGTAGCAGAGATACAGGAGCTGACAGACATTAATGCCTGGCGCTATATTGAGTCTGCCTTAAACCCTGCAGACGACATCACAAGAGGAAGAACACTAACCCAACTCACTGGAGAGAACAGATGGAGCCACGGACCCTCCTTCCTTGTGCAACCATCTGTCCAGTGGCCGGTAAATCCAGTCAGTCCAGTCACAGAAGAGCAGGAAGCGCTGCGGACCACAGTGTTTTGTGGCTTGGCTACCAGTGCTTCAGATCGAGCTGTCCCGGACATCCAGCAGTTTAAAACATATCAAGAGCTTCTGGATGCcgtcacacaggggtcacacGGGGCGGCCGATAAAATGTCTCTCACGGCTGACGACTACCATGAGGCAGAGCTAGTGCTCTTGAGACATGCACAGACCGAAAGCTTCCCTGCAGAAGTGGCACTGCTCAAAGCTGGTAAGTCCCTCCCCTCTACCAGCAGATTACTAACATTGTCTCCTGAGTATGACAGATCGTCCAGCCTGATCCGTGTCGGTGGTAGACTCAGAAGATGTGACACTCTGAGCCCAGACGTGCTGCACCCTATTCTCCTGTCAGCCTCTCACCCAGTCTCCAAGCTCCTGATTCAGCACTATGACTGCGAGCTGCACCACCCTGGAGCTGAGCGCGTGTTTGCTGAGCTGCGCCGGAAGTATTGGATACTGAGGGGTAGAGAAGCAGTCAAGAAACACCAACATACCTGTGTGGACTGCAGAAAGTGGAGAGGCACACCTCAAGTGCCCAAAATGGCTGACCTACCTCCCTCCAGTCTCAGGCTCTTCAGACCGGCCTTTTATTCTACAGGTGTCGACTGTTTTGGACCCATGCTTGTTAAAGTGGGCAGGCGCACAGAGAAGAGGTGGGGCATCCTTTACAAGTGCCTCACTACGCGAGCCATTCACCTGGACCTCCTGCCCAACATGGACACAGACTCATTTCTTATGTCACTCAGACGCTTTATTGCTCGCAGAGGGAAACCATACGAGCTCCTCTCAGAGCAGGGTACCAATTTCAAAGGAGGAAGTAGGGAGCTGCATGAAGCCTTCCTTGCCCTGGAACCTGCCTTAAAGACAAAACTAGCAGCACAACAGATCCGCTTCCAGTTTAATCCCCCCAACGCTCCACACTTTGGTGGTTCATGGGAGCGAGAGGTGAGATCCGTGAAGAACGCTCTCCGCACCACTTTAGGAGATCAGACAGTACCAGATGAGGTGCTAAGGACAGTCCTCATTGAGGTAGAAGGGATTCTTAATTCTCGGCCCCTGGGCTATGTGTCCTCTGACTTTGCTGACCCCGATCCAGTTACACCTAACTGCCTGCTGATGGGGCGGCCAGACTCATCCCTTCCACAGGTGGTCTATCCTGAATCAGAGCTGCTGAGCCGGAAAAGGTGGCGCCATTCACAAGTTTTAGCAGATCACTTCTGGAAGCACTTCATTCAACACTTTCTGCCCACTTTACAAGCACGGCAGAAGtggaagacagagaaagaggacattACTGCGGGCACAATTGTGCTCATTGTGGACCAGCAGACCCCCAGAGCTCTCTGGCAGGTGGGAACAGTAAAAACGGTGATTCCAGGAGTAGACGGTCGAGTGAGGACGGCTGTTGTTCAAGTAAAGGACCGGACCTACACTCGCCCTGTTGTTCGTCTCATCAAACTGCCAGCTTTACCCCAGGACAGTACAGACACCTAA
- the prf1.3 gene encoding perforin-1.3, which translates to MALLLSLSLLCGCVSVVTSSCHVTSYTECQGVPFVPGYNLVGEGFDVVHLKATGSAVIDIKTFMSGGEQGNCTLCLNKLLNQTQKLPASVKDWKIQVRCRRSLSSKVLSSTQSVLRETSNSLSASWKVGLGLPAVAHVSLGGSHSSSSSFAQSHSKSNKVSFVSHKVGCSYYRFRVHSYPPLTKEFQDSLHRLTPSSKDNSDFEHFLSLYGTHYLRQVTLGGQMRSLTAVQTCEASLNRLSTRTINNCLSAEAEAVIKGVKVSAAASFCKKQAKKLQHGHSFSGTFSDRSVEVLGGDSSVGGVLFNPHGAAAFQKWLHSIRSLPGLVQYKLTPLFRLVRGNPRLRSRLRKEIKSYIMKNAVSLKCRRPCQAGVQAQDCSCSCHGHSLVNADCCPQEFGVAQLKVVVVRGEGLYGDIFSKTDGYVKVFYKNQGATSGVIWNNDFPIWNFVVRIGSAKLISRTSIWVEVWDRDSRWDDDLLGKCKIIPISGKTTTRCKLNHGSVTVRTEAVCAPFLHGSLCELFKAHKDQGLDQDQGSGQASSSQQQSTYREVMVQGAKRDQGLDQDRVYSQKE; encoded by the exons aTGGCgttgctcctctccctctccctcctgtgCGGCTGTGTCTCAGTGGTCACCTCCTCGTGTCATGTGACCTCTTACACCGAGTGCCAGGGCGTCCCGTTCGTTCCGGGCTATAACCTCGTGGGGGAAGGGTTTGATGTAGTACACCTGAAGGCCACCGGGAGCGCTGTGATCGACATCAAGACGTTTATGAGCGGAGGAGAGCAGGGAAACTGCACCTTGTGCCTCAACAAACTGCTCAACCAG actcAGAAGCTGCCGGCCTCTGTGAAGGACTGGAAGATCCAG GTACGATGTAGACGCAGTCTGAGCTCTAAAGTTTTATCCTCGACTCAGTCTGTGCTCCGGGAGACGAGCAACAGTCTGTCTGCATCCTGGAAG GTGGGGTTGGGGTTACCTGCTGTGGCACACGTGTCTTTGGGAGGATCTCACTCGTCTTCGTCGTCGTTCGCTCAGAGCCACAGTAAATCTAACAAGGTCTCCTTTGTGAGCCACAAGGTCGGCTGCTCCTACTACAG GTTCCGTGTGCACTCTTACCCCCCCCTCACCAAAGAATTCCAGGACTCTCTACATCGTCTCACCCCCTCCTCCAAAGACAACTCGGATTTTGAGcatttcctctctctttatGGCACTCACTACCTGCGCCAGGTGACGCTGGGCGGACAGATGCGCTCCCTGACGGCCGTGCAAACCTGTGAGGCCTCCCTGAACCGACTGTCCACCAGAACCATCAACAACTGTCTGAGCGCCGAGGCCGAGGCCGTCATTAAGGGGGTCAAG GTGAGCGCGGCCGCCAGCTTCTGTAAAAAACAGGCGAAGAAGTTGCAGCACGGTCACAGCTTTAGCGGCACCTTCTCTGATCGCTCTGTGGAGGTTCTGGGTGGAGACTCGAGTGTGGGCGGAGTCCTGTTCAACCCTCACGGTGCAGCGGCCTTTCAGAAGTGGCTCCACTCCATCAGGTCGCTGCCCGGGCTCGTCCAGTACAAGTTGACCCCCCTGTTCCGGTTG gtGAGAGGGAACCCCAGGCTGCGGTCACGTCTGCGTAAGGAGATCAAAAGTTACATCATGAAGAACGCCGTGTCACTGAAGTGCCGCCGTCCCTGTCAGGCAGGTGTTCAGGCTCAggactgctcctgctcctgtcatggCCACAGCCTGGTGAACGCAGACTGCTGCCCGCAGGAGTTTGGCGTGGCCCAGCtgaaggtggtggtggtgcGGGGGGAGGGGCTTTATGGTGACATATTTTCCAAAACTGATGGATATGTCAAAGTGTTCTACAAAAACCAGGGCGCCACCTCCGGTGTCATCTGGAACAATGATTTCCCCATCTGGAACTTCGTGGTGCGGATCGGCTCGGCCAAACTCATCTCCCGAAC gTCGATCTGGGTGGAGGTGTGGGATCGGGATAGCCGCTGGGACGATGACCTCTTGGGGAAATGCAAGATCATTCCGATATCGGGGAAAACAACGACACGTTGCAAACTGAATCACGGATCAGTGACAGTCCGGACTGAGGCTGTGTGCGCGCCTTTCCTCCACGGATCGCTGTGTGAGCTGTTCAAGGCCCACaaagaccagggactagaccaggaccagggatCAGGGCAGGCCTCATCCAGTCAGCAACAGAGCACATACAGGGAGGTCATGGTTCAAGGAGCTAAgagagaccagggactagaccagga TCGGGTGTATTCCCAGAAGGAATGA